The region TTTGTAAAAGCCATCTTAGATCAAAATCAGCTAAATTTTAGCTCTTTCCCAAAAGGATTACTTCCATTTCACAAGTACAAGGATCATTTGGCAAGTGCTTTTGAGGAGCATTTATTTGAAGCAGCTTTGTATGCAACTACTAACAATGAGGCTACGCTTCATTTCACAATTTCAGAAAAACATAAAGATAAATTTGATGAAGAGTTTATTAGAATTCAAAACATCGTAGAGCAAAAAACAAATACGACTTTTCATATTTCATTTTCATATCAAAAAGAAGCAACAGACACCATAGCAGTGACAACTAAAAACGAGATTGTCAGAGAGGATAATCAACAATTGTATTTTAGACCTTCTGGTCATGGTGCTTTATTAGAGAATTTAAACGACTTTAATTCAGATCTCATTTTCATAAAAAACATAGATAATGTTGTGGTATATAAATATGAAGAAGAGGTTGCGCAATCTAAAAAGCTATTAGCAGGCTTATTAATCTCTATCAAAGAACAGGCTTTTAAATATGCCAAAGATTTAGACGAAAAAGAGTTGTCAAACACACAAATTAATGATATTGCTAAGTTTTTAATAACTAAAATGAATGTGGTTATTTCGCCAGAATTTGAAAAATATTCTAAGCAATATCAAATAGATTATTTAAAAAATAAGTTGGATAGACCAATTCGTGTTTGTGGTATGGTACAAAATGAAGGTGAACCAGGAGGTGGACCATTTTGGGTAAAAGATGAAGGCGCTAATGTATCTCTCCAAATTGTGGAATCAGCGCAAATAGATAGGAAGTCAAAAATTCAGAAAACTATTCTAAAACACGCAACCCATTTTAACCCTGTAGATATAGTTTGTAGTATTAAAAATTATAAGGGCGAAACCTATGATTTACAAAAATTTGTGGATTATCAAACTGCTTTTATAACCATGAAAACAAAAGTAAATAAAGATATTAAAGCGTTAGAGTTACCTGGATTATGGAATGGTAGTATGGCTAATTGGAATACTATTTTTGTTGAAGTCCCATTGGTAACCTTTAATCCGGTTAAAACAGTCAACGATTTACTTAAACCAACACATCAAGTCTCATAGGATGTTAAATAGAACTGCTTTAGAAAAAGAGTTTAAGCTAAAAGCTATTAGAAGCTCAGGAAGTGGCGGACAGCACGTTAATAAAGTAGCTACTAAAATTGAATTAAGTTTTTCTGTTGCAGAATCTTTAGTGCTAACTCAGGATCAAAAACAATTAATACAAGAAAAACTGTCAAGCAGGTTAACTAAAGATCAAGTCCTTATTTTACAGTGTGGCGAAAGTAGAAGTCAATTAAAAAATAAAGGTATTGCTATACAACGTGCATTATCCATTTTAGAAAATGCTTTAAAAGTAGAAGCCATACGTAAGCCAACCAAAATACCTAGAGCAGTCATTAAAAAAAGACTAAAAAGCAAAAAAATGAATGCAGAACGTAAAGCTAATCGCAAAAAACCTAATATCGAATAGTTTTATTTATATATTATAATCGTGATATTGCAATATCACATTTTAAACTCACTTCATTATTTATTATAAAAATGCCAATTCAGCATTAAAATTTAAAATTTCTACTTTACCTTTGTCACGTTCTCAAAAAAGGGGTGCCTATTATCGGCTGAGATCATACCCATTGAACCTAGAACAGGTAATGCTGTTTAGGAAATTAAAACACCAATTGGTGTAACTGTGTTATGTTGAGGTGGTCTTAACATCACACAAAATAAATTTTAACAAATTAAGAATAATGACCTCTTTTTATTCGATTATAAAACGTAATCGTAATGAAATCTATTTTTCTTTTTTTAGCACTTTTTGTGTTATCAGTCAATGTTTTTGCACAACAAAATAATGTGCAAGATTCAACTAAAGTTGAACAATTAGACGAAGTCCTATTATCTGCAACCAGAGCAAAAGACAAAACACCAGTAGCTTTTTCGACCATCACCAAAGAGGAGCTAGAATCTATTAACTTGGGTCAAGATTTACCAATATTGCTAGATCAATTACCTTCTGTAGTCACTACAAGTGATGCAGGAGCAGGAGTAGGTTATACAGGTATTAGAGTTCGTGGTAGTGATGCAACAAGAGTAAATGTAACCATTAACGGAATTCCTTATAACGATGCAGAAAGCCAAGGAACATTTTGGGTAAATATGCCAGATTTTGTGAGCTCTGTAGAAGATATTCAGCTACAACGTGGTGTTGGAACTTCTACTAATGGTTCTGGAGCTTTTGGTGCCAGTTTAAACTTAAAAACATTAAATCCGTCTTCGGTAGGATATGCAACTACGACCAATGCTATTGGAAGTTTCGGAACTAGAAAGCACAATATTAGTATAGGATCTGGTGTAAATAATAATTTTTATGCAGAAGCAAGACTATCTAATATACAAAGTGATGGGTATATAGACAGAGCTCGTGCAGATTTAAATAGTTATTATGCAGAAGCTGGATATTTAGATAATAAAACTTCTATTAAAGCTATCGTTTTTGGAGGAAAAGAAGAAACGTACCAATCTTGGTACGGAACACCAGAAGCTGTAGTTAATAATGACAGAGAAGGCATTCAAGCGTTTATTGATAGAAATTTTCCAAGCGATGCAGAAGCTGCAAACCTTTTAAACTCTGGAAGAACTTATAATTTTTATACTTATGATAATGAAGTTGATAACTACCAGCAAACCCATTATCAACTCCATGCATCACATCAATTTAGCTCTAATTTTTCTGCAAATTTGTCAGGAAATTTTACAAGAGGTAAAGGGTATTTTGAGCAGTATAAAGACAATGAAGAGTTAGGTGACTATTTTCCAAATAGTCCAAATGCTTCAGAGGAAGGTGATGTGATTAGAAGACGTTGGTTGGACAATAATTTTACTGCAATCGTATATTCACTTAATTATAAAAAAAATGATTTAAATCTGTATTTAGGTGGAGGTTACAATACTTACAAAGGTGACCATTTTGGTGAAGTCATTTGGGACTCTTTTGAATCATCAATTCCTATTAGAAGTAATTATTATTTTAGTTATGGAGATAAGCAAGACTTTAATACCTACGTTAAAGCAGAGTATACTATTAATGCTAATCTATTTGCTTTATTAGATTTACAATACCGAACGGTTAATTATGAGTCTGTTGGAACAAGTTCGGATTTGGTAGATATTAATGTCAAAGAAACCTATAAGTTTTTCAATCCTAAATTTGGATTAACTTATAGAATTGATAATTATAATAATATTTATGGGTCTTATGCAGTAGGAAACAGAGAGCCAAATCGTGATGATTTAACCAAAAACCCAATCCGCCCAAAACCTGAGCAATTGCATGATTTTGAGTTTGGCTACAAACTACGTACTCCAGAGTATTACTTTACTGCTAATTTGTATTACATGAATTACAAAGACCAATTAGTATTGACAGGAGATTTAGATGATGTTGGTGATCCAATAAGACAAAACGTAGCAGATAGTTATAGAGCTGGTATAGAGTTACAAGCAGGTTACAAATTCTCTGATAAATTACGTGTTGATGCTAACGCAACCTTTAGTCAAAACAAAATAAAATCGTTTGATTATGTTGTCTATGATACGCAATACGACCCAAACACGTTTGATACAGTGTCTTATGAACCTGTAGTGACTACATTTGAAGATACAGATATTTCGTTTTCACCAAATGTTATTTTTGGTAGTACAATAACATTTTCTCCAATAAAAAACGGAAGTATTGCTTTATTGTCTAAATATGTAGGTCAGCAATTTTTAGACAATACCTCAAGCGACAGTAAAAGCATGGACGCTTACTTTGTCAATAATTTAAACTTGTCATATAAAATAAAGCCACAATGGATTAAAGAGATTGCTTTTAATCTATTAGTGAATAATATATTTAATAATGAGTATGTATCTAATGGATATACTTACAGTTATTTTTACAGACCAGAAAACTCTAATGATGCAGCTATAACAGAAAATTTCTATTATCCTCAAGCCACCATTAATTTTTTAATGGGAATGACATTAAAGTTTTAAAAGTAAATTAACAATCATTTTAAAAAGCATCTCGTACTTAAGAGGTGCTTTTTTAGTTGTTATAAACACGAATAACGCTTCCGCTAACTTCTACAAAATAAGGTTTTAAGCTAAATTGGCCTGTAGTGCCATCAAATGGAGCTCCATCCACGATGTTATAACTGTTATTGTCGTCACAATTGCAAGTGGCTGCAATACCTTCAACAATTAAAGAGGAACAGTCAGAAGGTGCATGATTAGGATCTGTAATTTCAAAAGCAGAGTATGTATTATTCCCTTTACTGTAAACAACTATCCCGTTATAGCCAAATGCATTTAGTACTACAAAATTTCCAGGAAACTGTAAGTTGTTGTATTGTGGTAAAGCAGTATTAATTGAATCCAATGTGTCAAAAGCGATATTTGGAATATAGTTATTGTTATTATCGTTGTCATCATTTTTTTGACAAGACAAAACAAAAATTAAACAGAAAACAATTGTTAATAAGGACCTTGACATAACTAATATAAAATGTTTTTTAGTATTGCAATTTACAATAAATACTACGTTGAATGACATATTTTGAGTATTTCCTCAGCTCATTTTGATTTTAAATAACAACCTGAGAGAAAGTACTTTTGGTATTAAATCTAATTATTTAATCAAAAATTTAGTACTTTTGTAATACAAATCTCGTGTCGACGAGATTTTTGTGTTTAACGCTAAATTGTTTTAGCGTCTTTTTTATTTAAACGGAATAATTATGAGTAAAGTATCTTATTATACTGCAGAAGGATTAAAAAAGTTGCG is a window of Olleya sp. YS DNA encoding:
- a CDS encoding TonB-dependent receptor; protein product: MKSIFLFLALFVLSVNVFAQQNNVQDSTKVEQLDEVLLSATRAKDKTPVAFSTITKEELESINLGQDLPILLDQLPSVVTTSDAGAGVGYTGIRVRGSDATRVNVTINGIPYNDAESQGTFWVNMPDFVSSVEDIQLQRGVGTSTNGSGAFGASLNLKTLNPSSVGYATTTNAIGSFGTRKHNISIGSGVNNNFYAEARLSNIQSDGYIDRARADLNSYYAEAGYLDNKTSIKAIVFGGKEETYQSWYGTPEAVVNNDREGIQAFIDRNFPSDAEAANLLNSGRTYNFYTYDNEVDNYQQTHYQLHASHQFSSNFSANLSGNFTRGKGYFEQYKDNEELGDYFPNSPNASEEGDVIRRRWLDNNFTAIVYSLNYKKNDLNLYLGGGYNTYKGDHFGEVIWDSFESSIPIRSNYYFSYGDKQDFNTYVKAEYTINANLFALLDLQYRTVNYESVGTSSDLVDINVKETYKFFNPKFGLTYRIDNYNNIYGSYAVGNREPNRDDLTKNPIRPKPEQLHDFEFGYKLRTPEYYFTANLYYMNYKDQLVLTGDLDDVGDPIRQNVADSYRAGIELQAGYKFSDKLRVDANATFSQNKIKSFDYVVYDTQYDPNTFDTVSYEPVVTTFEDTDISFSPNVIFGSTITFSPIKNGSIALLSKYVGQQFLDNTSSDSKSMDAYFVNNLNLSYKIKPQWIKEIAFNLLVNNIFNNEYVSNGYTYSYFYRPENSNDAAITENFYYPQATINFLMGMTLKF
- a CDS encoding DUF4301 family protein, with the translated sequence MKFSKTDIEFIKKKGLTLKKVEQQLELLNTGLPYINLERAATIDDGIIQLSYKTASELINIYETKKEQLDIIKFVPASGAATRMFKFLFDFLKDYKPNKESINAYINKHKASELSLFFIGIEKLPFYDLVINYLKENIKDYNQLSNDEKLVAFVKAILDQNQLNFSSFPKGLLPFHKYKDHLASAFEEHLFEAALYATTNNEATLHFTISEKHKDKFDEEFIRIQNIVEQKTNTTFHISFSYQKEATDTIAVTTKNEIVREDNQQLYFRPSGHGALLENLNDFNSDLIFIKNIDNVVVYKYEEEVAQSKKLLAGLLISIKEQAFKYAKDLDEKELSNTQINDIAKFLITKMNVVISPEFEKYSKQYQIDYLKNKLDRPIRVCGMVQNEGEPGGGPFWVKDEGANVSLQIVESAQIDRKSKIQKTILKHATHFNPVDIVCSIKNYKGETYDLQKFVDYQTAFITMKTKVNKDIKALELPGLWNGSMANWNTIFVEVPLVTFNPVKTVNDLLKPTHQVS
- the arfB gene encoding alternative ribosome rescue aminoacyl-tRNA hydrolase ArfB, whose translation is MLNRTALEKEFKLKAIRSSGSGGQHVNKVATKIELSFSVAESLVLTQDQKQLIQEKLSSRLTKDQVLILQCGESRSQLKNKGIAIQRALSILENALKVEAIRKPTKIPRAVIKKRLKSKKMNAERKANRKKPNIE